Genomic segment of Salvia splendens isolate huo1 chromosome 12, SspV2, whole genome shotgun sequence:
CAATTAAACTCAATACTTGCCTTCAAAGTCAATTGTCGACGAAAATTCATATGAGTTGAAGAAGAGATGTTATTCTTGTCCCATTGGGTATTCTGGAgcccttcaaattttcagtcatCCTTCTTTTGTGTGATAATtcctatccaagttaagactgttatATTAATCATCGAATTCTTGACACAAGGCTATCGGGAAAGGCATCGCCTTAATTCCTTTCTGATACGTATGATAAATAAGTATCTATGAACACATGTGCTGAAAATGAtacaccaaccagaagcgtcgcataaccgacaacacaaaacattaaatatttCACATTTACGTACTGCTTGGGACAAGCTGGTAAAAGATCGAATAATTATGCTATGTACATAGGTAACTAGCCTTGAGGAGAGAAATATTAAGGAATATACATAGATCAAATGACATTCAATGCCGTAAAAgacctatatatataattgttgATCGATCGAAATGCTTATTCAGAGTAAGATAAGTAAGCCACAAGGACGAAGACTCAATCATGGTTATGTAATGAAAATCATGGAGAAAATCCGAGTATATTCATAGTTTATGCTTGACGAAACAAATTCCATCAACAAGAGAGAGTCGTCTGAGAGGTGGCCAGGAAGAGCCACAAGTTGTAGAGACATTCGAGAGAAAGAACGTGTGATAGCACCACTGCCCTCACCATCCCTGCTACGATAAAGGAAAATCAAAAATTTTCCTTTAAAGAGTTATTGCGAGGAAACGGATATGGAGTCCTACAATATGGAGCAAGGGCAAacgttagaaaaaaaaaataatgcgaATGAGTATTTTATGATATGTTAAGCCACACCCCGATTAAGCGGTCCAGAAAGGAACTGACAATACAGTTTTGTGTTAATCTTAAACATGAGATCTAGATCTTtttggaaagtcatgctagattatCTTACCACGAATCACTCAGTCAAATCAAAAGGGCACGAAACCAGCAATGTTTAGAGAAAGAAACCAATACCTCGGTACTATTTCAGGATTCAAAGATAAATATAAGTAAAACGAAGTCCGTACTAAACCATGGCAAATGGATCGCGACAAGCACAAAAGTGTCCTGAAGATTGTGGAAAGTAGACTACCCCAACAAAGTGGGAGGTTACGAGGTTAAATCCACTAACTCAACGGCTACAATTACGACCGATGCAAGTATAACAGATTTCAGTACGTGACGATGAAACCTAAGATAAGGAATGGCTTCACTAGTCGGATGGAATAAATTAATCAATGGATGGCTTAAATCAACCACACTATCTCAAGCACCATATAGAACGACGCTTAATGAGTTAGAAGAACTTAAGATCCAGTTACAAGAACTACTAACAAGTACCCCAAGGATTGATGACCTATGTGACCAACTTCGAAGAGCCGGTGTATTctcaaaaatggacttgagatcAGTCTATCACCAACTGAAGGTCCGACGGGACGATGTACCCAAGATTGCATTACGCACCGGTCTTTATAGGTGATGTGCTCAactactcgaagaacgagaaggaacatgaggaacaTCTAAGGACCACCTTGGagacgttaagagccgagaagctctatgctaagtttagcaaTTGTGAGTTTTGTCTTAACGAGGTAAACTTTCTTGGATacatagtgacagcagaagggattCGGGTggaccccgcaaaggtggaaGCAGTacaacgttggcagtcaccaacGACATCTAATGAAATTTAGAGTTTCTTAGGATTGGCTGGATATTACCGAAGAATTATTGAGGGATTTTTCCAAAATAgtaaggccaatgactcaacaactcaagaaaggaACTAAGGTCAATTGGACGTTagaatgtgaagcaagctttcaactgttgaaggaaaagttgaccaaGCACCAGTTCTAGTCGTGCCAGAACTAGGAACAAGTTATGTGGTGTACACAGATGCATCAAGAGTCGGATTTGGATGCGTGctgatgcagaatggtaaggtgatttCGTACGCATCACGCCAACTCAGGCCGCACGAGTTAAACTACCCAACGCACGACCTAGATTTAGCTGCAGTAATACATgccttgaagatttggagacatcatccctatggagttcgatgtgaaatattcacggaccacaaaagcctcaAGTACCTTTTTAgtagaaagatttgaacatgcggcaACACAGATGGCTCGAATTAATAACGGATTATGACtctggtataaattaccatccagGCAAAGCGAACGTAGTGGCAGAcgctttgagcagaaagactacGCCCCAATTGGCCACTTTTCTCTTAGAGAATGAAGAGCCCATATGTGAGTTTGCTAAGATGCAGTTGGAGATAGTAAGAGCACCAGAGACGGCGGACAGTAGAATCGCCACCTTGGTAATAGAACTAGATTTAAGAGCCAGGATCATCGAAGCTCAAAGACGCGATGAAGCATTAGAGAAAGTACGCCTGAAAGTGAGAACGGGGAAGGAAGAAGGTTACCGCGAGGAAGCGGATAACGCCCTCACTTTTGAAGGAAGACTGTGTGTACCCACTGACGAGGCGCTTATGActgagatcatgagtgaagcttaTGAGACGCCATACACTACCCATCCTGGGAGTACGAAAATGTACCAGGACATGAAGAAACAATTCTGGTGGGACGGCATGAAGAGGAGCATATTGtcgtttgtagaaagatgcCTGGCATGTCAGCAAGTGTAGACATTACACCAACGACCCTATTGAAAATTACAACCCcttgagattccagaatggaaatgggagcacattgcaATGCACCGAGTGACGGGACCGCCAAAGCCTCAACGAGGAAATACTGCcatctgggtgattatagatcgccttaCTAAAAATGCTCACTAtataccaattcgtatcactTATGGATTGGACAAGTTAGCCCAGATTTATGTGCAAGAGATCATACGCTTGAATGGCGTACCGGTAACGATCACCTTAGATCGTGATTCGAAGTTTACTTccagattttggataagcctacagcgagagCTAGGCACCCAGTTGAATTTCAGTACCGTattccatccacagacggacggacagtccgaaaggacgatCCAGACGTTGGAAGATATGCTGAGagccgtagtgctcgaccgtggaggAAACTGGAAGCCAGTACTACCACTTATACAGTTTgcttacaacaacagttacCAGGCAACTATAAATATGGTCACATATGAAGCACTCTATGGAAAGAAATGTAGATCACCGCTTTACTAGGACGAAGTCGGTGAGAAAATGATTCTTGGACCGGACCCTGTGGAAGagatgatagaaattgtccggCAGATCCGAGAAAGAATCAAGGAAGCCCAAGATAGGCAAAAATCTTGTGCAGATGCTCACAGAACCGATCTACAATTCGAAGCGGGGGACAAAGTTTTCCTGAAAGTATCGCCGTCGAAAAGGTTAACGAGAttcggcgtcaagggcaagctaaGACCACGTTTCATCGGACCCTATGAAATCCTAGAAACGGTCGGCCCTGCGGCGTACAGACTGGCACTTTCGTCGAGCTTCAGAAATGTGCACAATGTTTTTCATGTATCACAATTGAGGAAATATGTGTTCGGCCCTAAACACATAGTCCACCAGGAAGAAATGGTGTTAGAACCGGATTTGAGCTATAAAGAGCAGCCAGAAGCAATTTTGGATCGAAAAGTAAAAGAGTTGAGGATTAAGGCTattgtaacagtgaaagtcctaTGGAAGCATCATGGTCACGAGGAAGCTACGCAGGAACTTGAAGAcaaaatgaaagagaagtacccggaGCTTTTTGAATGACTTAAGCAAAATTTCGAGACGAAATTTTCGTTAAGGAGGGTAGAATGTAATAACCGCTCATTTAAAACGCCCTTTAGTGGTGTTAATTTTCAGAATAAAGATTTACCACCCCTAATCTCGTTGTTTAAAAGGAAATCCTCGCCTTACCGAGACTTAATGTCACTAATTCACAAACCGAAAGTGTATGTAATAAGCAATCAAAagttaatactccatccgtcccaataAGAGTAatggccaaaattggtcctgaatatatggtcattttacgtttttggtcataaacattatcttttggattttttggtcctgaacACATGAAAATTTGATCAATTTGGTCCTGGACTAActgttccgttaaaaactaacgggaCCATATGTTCAAGACCAATTTTGGTCTTTACTCTTAAATCCTAACTGATTAGTTGaagtaatgtatgtattttggcATGAATGTGGAGTCGAATCATGATTAAAAGCTTTATTTGACATCAATAGATTTAGTAATGTTTGAATTTCTTGGTAGTaaggtatgtttttttaatgtggaGTGAAGTAATGTATGGATTTTTTAACGTAATAGTTAgtccaggaccaaaatgatcaaattttcatatgttcaggaccaaaaaatccaaaagataatgtttaggaccaaaaacataaaatgaccatatgttcaggaccaattttggcctttactctcccaataaatatgcaacatttggtttccggcacgagattttatgcagggttgttttgtgaattaatgaatagagagtaaagtaagagagaagaaaaagtagagatagtgttattttcattttaggaaatgtttcatttttattgagacaacctaaaaaggaaaacatttcatttctaatgggacagagggagtacaatttattGAATATGAAAGGATATAGAaaacaaatacagaaaaaaagGGGAACGACGATATTTGTTTTATTTCGAACTAATGGTGCTCGAAAGCCATACATTCtaacttttatatatgtttCATACATGTTTGAAAGAAAGAAAGCTTGGAAAAGCACTACCCTATTACAATTTAGAAATGCTAAGCTTCGGCCCCTTCCTTAGGCCCAGTTTTCGGCCCGATTTACGACGGCCCGTTGGGCCAAGATCAGCAAGTTGGGAGCTGGGTGTGATCAGTTCATAGTTCATGCAGAATACaaacaaatcaaactaaaaACACATGAGATACTAAAGCACTTAACAGCCTACACTTAAAGGGAAGAGCAAACACTACATTTCGATAAAGAAAATGAGCCTTGCCCAAAATGGCAAGGTCATCCTGCAACATCTGTCCCAGCAGCTGCAGCAACCCTGCAAAGCTGCAGTTAACCGCCTTACACTCTCATTGTGCACCTGCCACAGCAAACAAACTCAATCACTAGCCAAGTACTAGGTTTTAATGTAGTAACAAGATGGAGTTAGTGAGCAAAGTAGCACCAAAATGCCTTAAATGAAAGGCTGCAAGGGGATCAAGGACAAAGGATGTACTGTGCATAAGAAACAAAGGAATCAGCCCATATAATTCCCTCATAGGCACACACTTGGCCTATAAGAAAACCCCTCCACATGCATCAAGTCCCCTTTACCACACACACTGCAAATACCAGCCGCATAGAGAAGAAAGTGGAGCAGTTGTGAGCAACAACTAGGCAGCCAAATTCCATCACAGTCACAAGAGGTAATCCCCATAACACCACACCTGCATCATGTAGAACAACCCAATAGAAAGCTGAGAACTTAGGATTTCAATAGACTCCTCACATCAATAGCAAGAAACAACCATCAcataggtagaatctcaacaaTGACAGTAGTAACCCCATATGACACTATCCTCACAAGCCACTGCCTAAAGCTTAAGGATAGCATGTTAAATCATAACTGGAATTTAGGCGTATAGGAGAATCACTCCAATCAAGCTCAAATTGTCGAACTATTTTCTACCGAATCCACACCCCAAATTCCTAAAAATAGCATAACTCAAGGATAAGGATGTACTACACCAAACAATGAAGGAGTAGGGGACTTAGCTTGAGCGAGATCGATGGACGACGAAGCCCCGGAAGCTGCCACGAGACAGCTGCTGTGTCGACGGCGAAGGGACGGCAGGCGTAGGTGTATGGAGCGAGGAGGCTGACCCGGCGTCGATTACACCGACTGCACCGAGACAGCAGCGTCACTGTTTCTAGGCCGAGAGACAGCGGCGGCAGCGTGAGCCTCGGCGGGCGACATCGGCGGCGGTTCCACCAAGGAGGCGACGACCATTCTTGTTCCGCGTCGAAAACGCCGCGAAGGCAGGGGAGGCGCCCAACGCGAGACGCCGAGGAAGAAAGCGACGACGGCGGTAGTGCGAAGGTGTACCGATCGGGGTGGCCGGCGGGCGAGGCGCCTTCGAGCCCTCTTCGATTAGGGTTTCCCCATTTGGGGATTTGCGGCGTGAAATTGAGGGTGAAGAAGATGGTGCCGGCGACGGAGTGCGTGGCGGCCGGTGCAGCGGCGAAGTTCGCCGAGAAGAAAGAGGGAGAAGGGAAACTAGGGTTTGACCTCAAGTTCTAAACTGGGAATTTGAGTGTGAGATggaaagagagggagagaggtaGCGTCGGAGTCGGCGGAACACCTCCGTGAGGCGCGATGAAGGTGGCTGCCGGGGGGTCGGCGATGGTGACGGGAAATGGCGGTGGAGTTGGAGTCTAGGGTTCTTCCTTTTCAATTTGGGGGAGAAATTGGATTGtggggaagaggagagggagaaGCAGTCGACGgatgggagtatatttttttaaaatattgggcCACCTTCTTTTTCTCTGTATTAAATGGAATTGGGCTactaaaaataatgaatttggGCCTGGTTTTAATTTCGTTCGGGTCATCAAATTTAATTCTTTCGGGCCACTGCCCTTAATAATTTTGAGGCCATGGAATTTAATTCCTTTAGGCCATGAAAAATGTTAGTCATTTTAATACCTTcatcaataaataattaaattggacTTTTGCCATTTTAATaccattaaatattttaatccaAGAGAATTAAATTTGAGAATGGACTAATGATAAATTAAATGATAGAATGGGCTACCAATTAAAAATACAAGCGTGACTAAAAGTCTAATTTAGTCAATAGCCTTTCTTAATGTTTTTCCAATTAAATGATGGGTAGCCGCTATTTAATTTCGCAGCAGTTAaagataaaattttcaaaatttaactAATGCCCGAATAATTCGGCAGATcctcaaataaattaaatcgtttgatttaataaatacttaaagattttatggatttaggaaaagagaaaaataaaaatgatcacACGCTTAGGAATGCATACACGTTAAATGAATAGCTCTTAAGAGTAATTTAAGTATACTTATTATTCTAAAGGAGTGTCGTCGCACGTCAAGTGAGATCAAGTCGAGGGGCGTTCAATTGAGAGTTTAAGCAAACGATGTGGGCTTTCCTTCGAAACGTGATTTTGTGtgaaaaatgaatatattttaaatatgttgtcatgccatgttttgttttacgATTACCTATCTGTCTGGCTATGCCAAACATGTTAAATTGAATTCGGGTCACattagggccgcaaaccctactcggactagtgtacacatgtgggga
This window contains:
- the LOC121757726 gene encoding uncharacterized protein LOC121757726, giving the protein MILGPDPVEEMIEIVRQIRERIKEAQDRQKSCADAHRTDLQFEAGDKVFLKVSPSKRLTRFGVKGKLRPRFIGPYEILETVGPAAYRLALSSSFRNVHNVFHVSQLRKYVFGPKHIVHQEEMVLEPDLSYKEQPEAILDRKVKELRIKAIVTVKVLWKHHGHEEATQELEDKMKEKYPELFE